A segment of the Anaerolineae bacterium genome:
CGTCTCCAGCGCGGATGATGGGCCGAACGCCTGGCCGCTGCGCTGGCCATACCTCAAAGCGCTGCTCAACACGCTGCGCCCGGATATCTTTGCCGCGCAGGAGTGCATGCCCGACCAGCTGGTGAACATCACCGGCGACCTGGCGGGTTACTTCGCTTACCCCGGCCCGGATACCATGCTCGCCGATGGCCGGTCGCTGCGCAATCCATTCTTCGTTTGCCAGCCGTGTATCCTGCCCCGCGCGGAGGGTGCGCTGGCGCTCAATGAAACAGGCGTGATCGGGCAGGTGAGCTGGGATGGCCGCGAGCCGCGCCTGGCCCACCTGCTCCACTTCCAGACCTGGACGCTGGTCAACGCCCATTTTGACGCCTGGAACTGCGAGCGGGCGCGGCTGGAAAGCGCCCGCCTGCTGGTGGAAACGCTCAGGGACAGGCCCGCGGCGGTGGTGGTGGGCGATCTTAATTGCACGCCGGACTCAGCGCCGATTGAGGTGTTCCGGCAGGCTGGCTACAGCTCGGCGGCGGATACCCTGCCGCCCTGGATCGACCGGCGCACCTTCCACGATTTCACCGGCAAGGGAATCGCCGAGCTGGATTACATCCTGCTGCGCGGGGTTAACCTGCTGGAAGTCCAGATTCCCCGTCCGCGGGCGCGTCCGCCGTTCCTTTCTGATCACGATCCGCTTGTGGCGGACATCGAAGTGCTGGACTGAGCGGGCGGCTCAGTCCAGCTTGTAGCCGATCTTGCGCAGGAAACCCTTGCGCCAGGCAATATCTGCCTCGCCTTCGATGCCCTGGCTGCGGAAGCCATCGATCACGCCCAGGATACCGCGGCCCTGTTCGGTCTCGGCCAGGATGACCTGCGTTGGGTTGGCGGTAGCGCAGAACAGACGGACGATCTCCGGCACACGGTTCAGGGCGGGGATCACGTTGATCGGGTAGAAACCCTCCCCCAGGAACAGGATGAAGCTATGCCCAGCGGAAAGCGCCAGCGCGTTACGCCGCGCCAGGTCGATTAGCGCCTCGTCCGTGCCTGTCCAGCGCACCAAGCACGCGCCCGATGCTTCGCAAAAGGCGAGGCCAAATTTGATTCCCGGCACGCTGCTGACCAGCGCCTCATGCACGTCCTCCACTGTCTTGATGAAATGGCTCTGGCCCAGGATGAAGTTCAGTTCCTCCGGTTTCTCAATGGTCACCGTGATCAGGTTCATCGCGTTCTCCTCCGGCACATGCGCTGTTACAGGCGGATGCATGCCCGCCACTCCTACTGTAGTGCCCGTGCGGCGAAAAGACAACGAGAAAGGCCGGGCGCGGGGGTCAGTTGAGCGCGTCCAGGCGCAGGGTATACGTCGCTGGCTGGAGCGTGTAGTCGGTCATGCCGCTGATGATGATCACCGCCGGGTTATCCGGCGCCACCTCGACCGTCCACTCGCCAGCCTGCCCGCCGCCGGGCATCAGCAAGCGCTGCACGCGCAGCGGGCGACCGGTCACCAGCTCGACCAGGAATTCCTGCGGCAACGCATTGGTGATGCGCGACCAGCCCTCGGCCAGCCAGTCCCCAACCAGCTCTGCATCGTCAGAGAAGCCCAGTTCCGGGATGGCGATGTCGTCCAGCAGCCAGCCGTTGCGGGTGAAAGCCTGATCGGTCACATACTCGAAGCGGATCAGGACTTCCCCGCCAGTGAACGGCGTCAGGTCGATCGTCTCCTGTACCCAGGCAGCTTCCGGGCGGATGCGCCGTTCCGGGTGCTCCCCCAGCGTAACCTGCAGGACGATCTCCTGGCCGCCGCGCCGGACAGTGACCGGCACAGTTTCCGCCGGACGGTAGCGGTTAAGCAGCGTCACCAGATCGGCGGAGGCGAGAGAGTCGCCACCGATAGCCAGCAGCTGATCGCCGGGCTGCATCCCCGCGGCTGCCGCGCCGCCGCCGGGCAGCAACCCGGTCACCAGGCCCGTGGCAGTGTCGAGCGTGATGCCGAGGAAGGGGGCGGGGCGTATTTCCGTCCCGCCAGCGCTGTAACCGGTGATGCCGGGGGCAAAGGCGCGGTGATTGGGGTCTTCCCGCGTGGTGGCAGAAGTGGTCAACGGCGTCCAGGTACGACCGCCATCCGTTGAGGCGCTGACATACCCGTAGTCCCAGAACGGCTCCATCTCGTACCAGGTCCAGTACGTCAGGGTGGCCCTGTCCAGACCGCTGAGGTCAAAGGCGCGGGTCAGGCGCGGGTTGCTCTGGTCAGAACGGTTGGCCCAGTACATGTACTCGCCGCTGTGGGCAGTCGTCGGGACGATGCTGACCGTCCGGTTGCCGCTGAAGCTCAGGCGCAGCGTCTGCGGGGAGGCGCTTTCCAGCAGGAAGTAATCCGCCCCATGCTGGTTAACCGGGCGATCCTGCAGGAGGGCCGGATAAACGTTCACCCGCCCGGTCAACGCAGCGCGGCCTCCGGCCAGGTCTATACGGCGGTAACCAAAGCGCCCATCCAGCAGAGTCGGGTTGTTCAGCAGGTTGGCCACCAGCCAGTCGGCGAAGACATCGGCGAAGGTGATCGCCCCGCCCGTCTGCGGGTCAGTCGCACCCAGCGCTGCCAGGGTGCGATCGATCCCGGCGATGCCGTCCGCCGGCTCCCCAGCGTGCAGGCGCACAAAGTCCGGGCCAAAGCGCTCCTCCAGGTAGGCGAAGAACAGCGCCGCCGCGCCGTAGTAAGGGGAGGGCTGGTCGATATCCCAGGCATTCAACTGAACGCCGGGAGCAGCCAGATAGCGCTGGATGGCCTGCGTGCGTGGCCCAACCGTCAGGAAAGCACCCAGTTCGGCGGTTCCCTCGGTGACCCAGGTCTGCTCGTTTTCGTCCCGGTTCTTCTGGATCATGTGGACGAATTCGTGGGCCAGCACGTACAGGTAAGACGACGAGTCGAAGGGCACGTTATCCGCAGCAATCACAAACATTTCATGCTCGTTGCTGGAGGCGAAGATTTGCTGCGGGTAGACGCTGGTGTCGTTGAAATAGCCGCCGACCGTCTCGCCGATGTTGGTGGCATGCAGGATGTAGATGTGCGGATCCCCGTCGATGCCCGGCGAATCTTCATTGCCAAAGAGGGTGCGCACCGCTGGAAATAGGCGATTGTCCAGGAAAGCGGCCACCTCGGCCAGCAGGTCAGCGTCATAGGGCACGCCCACTTCCACCCACAGGTAAACTCCGGGGGTAGCAGCGGCCAGTTCCGCTTCGACGGGAGTGATGACGAACGTGTCGTTGTTGCCCACAAAGAAGGTTTCCCGGTCGCCGGGGGCATAGGCGGGGGCGGGCGGAATCGAGATCTGCGCAGCGCCGATCAGCCCGCCAAGCCGTTCGGCCAGGTCAGGTGCATCCCTGATGGGGATGCTAACCTCCTGCAGGGTACGCAGCGTCTGCAGGCTGCTGTTGCCGCCCTGCGCCGCAGCGGGCACCGCCGCCAGCAACAGGACAGCCAGGACGATCGTGATATGGTGCAAGAATACCCGTAAACTGTTCACCGCCCTGCCCCATGCTCAATCTGCCCCCATGATAACACGATACGAAGAATCCAAAAACAATACGGCGATGCAACTCGTTCCTGCTTTGTAGCATGGCGAGTCAGTTGCCGCCCGGACTCACGCCTCTGATCTCCTGTTTCCTTTTTGGCCCGCCGGGGGCTGCCCGCTGGCGCCGCCGGTAGGGTATAATCCCGGCGCTTGCGCCACCTGCCGCCCACCTATGAGGTGTGTTTTTATGCGCCGCCGTGCGCCTGACCTGCTGATCATCCTGTTGCTCCTGTTACTGCCGCTGATCTATTATGCGCCGGTTACGCTGGGCGACCGCACCCTGCTGCCCGCCGACAACCTCTATCAGTGGCAGCCTTTCCGCGCCTACCGGGAGGTCGTCCGCGCTCCTGAGGTGACGCACAACGCCCTGCTCTCCGACCTGATCCTGGAGAATTACGTCTGGAAGCAGTTCATCCGGGAAAGCATCGCCAACCGCGAGTTGCCGCTGTGGAACCCGCACCTGTTCGCCGGCGTGCCCTTCCTGGCAGCGGGTCAGCACAGCGCCCTCTACCCGCTCAGTCTGCTGCATTACATCCTGCCGCTGGAATCGTCGTACGGCTGGTACGCCGTGATCCAGCTATGGATCGCCGGTCTGACCATGCTGGCGCTGGCGCGTGGGCTGGGCCAGGGGCGGATCGGCGCGACGGTCGCGGCGGTGAGCTGGCAGCTCAGCGGCTTTTTCCTAGTCAGCACGGTTTTCCCGATGATCCAGAGCGCAGCGGCCTGGCTGCCCCTGTTGATTCTGATGATCGAGTACGTGGTCCGCAGCCAGCCGCTGTTCAACCGCCCGGCCACGCTGCCCTGGGCAGCCGCCGGAGCCGTGACGCTGGCCCTGGTCATCTACGCCGGACATGTGGAGATCACGTACTACACGCTGCTGGTGATGGCCTTTTACGCGGCCTGGCGGCTGCTGGCCGGATGGTGGGCGACCCGGCGGGAAGGCGGGGCAACCGGCTGGCTGCTGCGGCGCGGGACCTGGCTGGTGGCCATGGTCGGGGCGGGCTTGCTGCTCGGCGCGGCGCAGATCGTCCCTCTGATTGAGCTGGTCAGCCGAAACTTCCGGGAAGGCTCGGCCACGCTGGAGCAAATCCTCGGCTGGGCTTACCCCAAGCGGCAGCTGCTGGCCTTTCTGATGCCCAACTTTTTTGGCAACCCGGCCCACCACGCCTACTTCGATGTGTTCAGCCGCCAGATGGTCCCGGTCAGCGTCAACGCCCTGGGCCAGCCGATCACGGTTATTGACTGGGGGATCAAGAACTATGTCGAGGGCGGAGCGTACCTGGGCATCCTGCCGCTGGCGCTGGCCGCCTATGCGCTGGCGAGCGCCTGGCGGCGCGGTGCAGATCGTGATCTACCCGCCGGACGACCCTACCGGGCGATCTTCGCCGCGCTGGGGGCAATCGCCCTGACCTTTGTCTTCGGCCTGCCGACCTACGCCGTGCTCTACTACCTGCTGCCGGGCATTAACCAGCTGCATAGCCCGTTCCGCTGGGTGTTCCCGCTGACACTGGCCGTCGCCGTACTGGCCGGGTTCGGCGCGGACGCGCTGGCGCGGCGGGTGGATAGCCGCCTGACGCGCTGGTTCGGGTGGGGGCTGACCGGCGCGGGCGGGCTGACCCTGCTGGGGCTGGCGGGCAGCTATGGTTTCTATCCGCAGCTTGAGCCGCTGATCGACCGGGCGCTGCGCTCGCTGGCCCTGGCGGAAAACGCCTTCGCTGACGCGCGGATGTTCTACAGCTACCAGTTCACTAACGTCCTGTTGCTGGGTGTGTTCCTGCTGCTGGCTGGCGGGATGTTCCTGCTCAACCAGCGAGCGTGGGCGTTGCCGCCGCGTCGGGGATGGTTGCCGCTCTGGGCGGTGCTGGCGGTGATTGTCGTCGCCCTCGACCTGCTGATCGCCTCGGCGGGCTTCAACCCGGCGGCGGATCCCGCCCTGCTGGACTTCACGCCGCCCGCCTTCCAGTGGCTGCGGGGCAAGTATGCGGAGGAAGGGTCGTTCCGGATCACCACCCTGGACGCGCCGGGGGCCAATACCGCCAACGCCAACATCCCCTGGATGTTCGGGCTGGAGGACGTGCGCGGCTATGACAGCATCATCCCCCGCCAGTACACAGACTATATGCGCCTGATCTCGCCGCAATTCCAGCTGGAATACAACCGCGTCGCGCCCCTGACAACCGATTACCTCCCAGCCCTTGACTCCCCCCTGCTGGATATGCTCAACGTGCGCTACATCATGACCGAGAGCACGATCGAGAATCCGATCTACCGCCTGGTCTATGAAGACGAAGCGGTACGCATCTACGAGAACACGCACGTCATGCCCCGCGCCTACACCCTGCCCGTGCGGGCAACGCTGACCTATGACTCCCTGGCGGGCTTTCAGGAGTTGCTGAACACGCCGGGAATCGACCTGCACCGTGCCGTGCTGCGCTACGACCCGGCGCAGCCGACTTCTGCCGCGGGCGCATTGCTGGACGCCGATCCCGTCCCGCAGGTGATCACCACCTACCGGGGACTGACTGTCCTGATCGACGCGACGATCAGCGAGCCGTCATGGCTGGTGCTGGCTGACAGCTACTTCGAGGGCTGGCGGGCCTTCATCCGTCCCGCCGGGGCAGACGACGACTACGAGCAGGAGCTGCCGGTGATGCTGGTCAACGGCAACTTCCGCGCCGTGCAGATCGATCCGGCAGCGCTGGCGGAACACTACGCGGAGGCGGCGACCTCCGGCACAGTGACGCTCTCCAATACGTGGACGGTGCGCTTCCGCTACAGCCCGGCTTCGTTCCAGATCGGCGCATTTCTCAGCTTCATCACCGGGGCGGCGATCGCTTTTGCTGCGGGGGTCTGGCTGTGGCGGACGTTCTACCGGAGCAGCGATGAGGAGGCTGGCACGGTGCAACGCCTGGCCAAAAACAGCGCCGTGCCCATCCTGATGAACTTGTTCAACAAAGGCATCGATTTCGCCTTCGCCTTCATCATGCTTCGCGTGCTGGGGCCGGAGAACGCGGGTATCTACTACTACGCCGTGGTCGTCTTCGGCTGGTTCGACATCCTGACCAACTTCGGCCTGAACACCTACCTGACACGGGAGGTTGCCCGCCGCCATGAGCAGGCCGGGCGCTACCTGCTCAATACCAGCCTGCTGCGGATCGGGCTGGCCGCGCTGGGCGTGCCGCTGCTGATTGGCTTCCTGGCAACCCGCCAGGCGACGGTCACGCCGCCGCTGACGCCGGTCGCCATCGGCGCGATTGTCCTGCTGTACATCGGCTTGCTGCCTAACAGCCTGAGCACCGGCCTGAGCGCGTTGTTTTACGCCTTCGAGAAGGCCGAATACCCGGCGGCCATCGCCACTGTCAGCACATTCTCCAAGGCCGTGCTGGGGCTGCTGGCGCTGGTGGCCGGGTGGGGCGTAGTGGGTCTGGCCGGGGTGAGCATTATCACCAACCTGATCACGCTGGGGCTGATGCTGTGGCTGGCCAGGCCATTGCTTGGCCCGCGCCGGGAAATGGCCGGTCTGCAGGTCGAGCGCAGCCTGATCCGCCATATGCTCGGCGAATCCTGGCCGCTGATGATCAACCACCTGCTGGCAACAATCTTCTACAAGATCGACGTGATTCTGATGGAGGCGATCAACGGGGCGACAGTCGTCGGCTGGTATAGCACCGCTTACAAGTGGCTGGACGCCCTGCAGGTCATCCCGGCCTTCCTTTCGGCGGCGTTGCTGCCGGTCATGAGCCGCCAGGCGCAGGAAGACCCACCCGCGCTGGTGCGCAGCTACCGGCTGGCGGTTAAACTGCTGGTGCTGGTCGCCCTGCCGGTGGCGGTGGCCACGACCTTCGTGGCGGGTGCACTGGTGTTGTTCCTGGGCGGGGAGGAGTACCTGCCCGACGGGGCGGTGGCGCTGCAGATCATGGTGTGGAGCATCCCGCTGGGTTGGATCAACAGCGTGACGCAATATGTGCTGATTGCGCTTGATCGCCAGCGACTGCTGACGCGGGCCTTCATTATGGCGGTGGCGGTCAACATCACCGCCAACCTGATCCTGCTGCCGCTCTACAGTTACCGGGCGGCAGCCGTGATCCACATCATCAGCGAGGGATTGCTGCTGGCGCTGTTTTTGGGGATGCTGCGCCCGGCGCTGCGGGAGCACATCCCCGCTGATGCCACAGCGCGAACGGTGGCGCTGCCCCGTCTGCTGGGGCGTCCGGCGCTGGCAGCGGCACTGATGTTCAGCGTGATGGCGGTATTATGGGGCGTGAATGGTCCATTGGCGCTGGCGGCAGGAGTCGGGGTCTATGCGGGGACGTTGATCGCGCTGCCGCCGTTTGACGCCGGGGAACGGGCGCAGCTACGCCCTTTGCTGCCCGGCCAGCGGCAACAGGCCAGACCGACCGCGGCAGAGAGTATCCCTGGCGAATAGGCAAAAGGCTACCGGAGCAACCGTCAGTTGACGTCGACGACCTTGAACGTGTACTTGTCCGCATGGCGGACGGTCGTCAGCTTCAACCCCAGGCGCGGATCGCGCAGCAACTGGCGGACGAACGGATTGCTCATCACGCGCATGGTCACCTGCTGGTCGCCCCGGATCAGCGTGACCCGGTAGATATTGATGAAGCGCGCCTCGCCGAACCAGTGTGTTTCCACCAGCACCTCTTCCCCCAGCCCCCAGCCTTCCTGCAAGCAGCGGGCGAGTTGATCGCCGCTGGCGTACCGCTGGGAAGGTGACCAATAGCGGAACTGGCTGGGATCGGCGCTGGTGTATTCGTAATTCGACAACACATTCCGCACCTGCATCGTAACACTCCTTTGAAAACGCTAAAACCAGGACTACATAGACACTCTCCGGGCCTGCCGCCCGATCGGCAATGGTTATAATGCCGACCTATTAAGGCAAGTTAAAGACCGCCCTAAAATCTGATGAAAGGTCTGTGAACCGGCTCACCACAACGGGAGCCGGTCCCCGACGCCTGTGGTAACCGGGACGAACAGCCCAGCGCGTTGTTGTGCCCTCCTTCCAGCGCCACAAACCGGACGCCGACGCTAGGCGGCTTCAGGTTGTGAGGCGGTCGCTTGCTCCGGCAAGGTGGCTCCCAGCTCCTTCAGACGCTGCTGCAGGTAGGCGCCGTCCATATCTTCGGTTTCCAGCAATTCCTGCGCCAGGGTCTCCAGCACATGGCGATTGGTTTCCAGAATCCGGAGGGCACGGGCGTAATTCTCTTCGACGATGCGCTTAACTTCCTGGTCAACCACCCGCTGCACATCGGGGCCGGTCAGGGCCTGCTCGCCAAAGCCGGGCAGGAACGCCCCTGCTTCCCGCCTGACAACAGCAAACGGGCCGACCTGCTTGCTCATGCCAAATTCGGAAACCATCCGCCGGGCCAGATCGGAGACGCGTTGCAGGTCATCCGCAGCGCCTGTAGAGGCTTGCCCGAAGATGACCGCCTCTGCCGCCCGACCGCCAAGCAAAACTGCGATCCGGTCGTGCAGCTCAGCCTCGCTGAGCAGGTAGCGATCTTCAGCGGGGAGTTGCATGGTAACACCGAGAGCCGCAACCCCTCGCGGCACAATTGACACGCGGTGAACGGGATCAGCGCTAGGGAGCAGGCTGGCCACCAGGGCGTGCCCCATCTCGTGGCAGGCCACGATGCGGCGTTCGCGGTCACTCAGGGCGCGGTTCTGACGCTCCAGGCCCATCATGACCCGGTCGGCGGCGTTTTCAAAATCGATCATCTCCACTTTGTTAGCGCCCCGCCGGGCAGCCAGCAGGGCCGCCTCATTGACCAGGTTCTCCAGCTCCGCGCCGGCGAAGCCAGGCGTACGGGCGGCAATCACGTCCAGGTCGACGCGCTCATCCAGGACAATGTTCCGGGTATGAACTTCCAGGATGGCGCGTCTGCCCTTGCGATCCGGTTTGTCCACCACAATCTGCCGGTCAAAACGCCCCGGACGCAGCAGGGCAGGATCAAGGACTTCCGGCCGGTTGGTGGCGGCCATGATGATCACGCCGGAGCGACTGTCAAAGCCGTCCATTTCTGAAAGCAGCTGGTTCAGGGTTTGCTCGCGTTCCTCATGCGTAACGGGGGATTGCTGCCCGCCGCGTGCGCGCCCGATGGCATCAATCTCGTCGATGAAGATGATGCAAGGGGCTTTTTCGCGCGCCTGTTTGAACAGGTCGCGCACCCTGGCCGCGCCCACCCCGACGAAAATCTCGATGAAATCGGAACCGGTCAGGCTGAAGAAAGGCACGCGGGCTTCCCCGGCCACCGCCCGCGCCAGCAGGGTCTTGCCCGTGCCCGGCGGTCCAACGAGTAGCACGCCCTTTGGCACCCGCCCACCAAGACGCTGATAACGTTCCGGTGACTTGAGAAAATCTACAATCTCGCGTAACTCAGCGACGGCTTCATCCGCGCCCGCGACCTGATCAAAGGTGACATCCACACTCCCCTGATCCCAGACACGCGCGCGGTTACTGCCAAACATCAATGCCTGATGCTGTCCTGGCAGGCGGTTGATCAGAAAGCGCCAGGCCAGCACCAGCACAATCACCGGCGCAACCCATGACAGCAGGGTCATCAGGAAGCCGGGTTCCTGCGGTTGAAGCCCGGCGAATTCGACACCGGCAGCCTGCAGCCGCTCCAGCAACTGCGAATCGTCCATATTGGGCAGACGCTGGACGGTGAACACCTGTTCCTGGCCGTTAACCGTTGTGAACCACAGGATGTCTTTGTCGCGGATGAGCACGCTGTTGACTTGCCCACTCTCAAGGGCAGCCAGGAATTCGCTATAGAGCCTGACCTCCGGCTCAAGGGGCGGGAACAGTAGCCATTGCACGCCAAGCCAGATGCCGATCGAGACCACCATATAAATGAGTGAGAAGATCCACTGGCGCCGTCTGTTCTCGCGTTGCAGTTTGTCGGCCTGTTCCTTTTCTTTCATCGTATCTTCCCCGGCTACACCCCAGTTGGCGGAAAGCTGCGCTCTTCACCAGCAGCTTTCACCCTGTTCCCGGTGAGCTATGGATCGCTATTGCACCTGCTATGGACAATCGCCAACAGCCACTTCCTTATACAAAGTATACAAGATTTGCCAGGAGAAGGCGCAGGAAAACCCCTGGAGTAGATAGCAGGCGGCCCCGGATCGGGTAAATCCAGGGCCGCCTGTGCATCTCAGATGACATCCAGCTCAGAAGCCGACGTAGAGCAGCGGATCGGTGGGGATGTCGTTGTAGCGGATTTCAAAGTGCAGGTGCGGGCCGCTGGAGTTGCCGGTGCTGCCTACCCCGCCGATCACCCCGCCGGCGGGAACCATCTGCCCGCAGCCGACGTCGATGCGGCTCAGGTGGCCGTAGAACGTGGTGAACGGGCCGTGCGCCAGTACCACCAGGTAGCCATAACCCCAGTCGTTCCAGCCACGATAGATCACCCGCCCCGGCGATGCGGCGTAGACAGGCGTGCCCGGCGAAGCGGAAAGATCGACGCCGGTATGGAAAGCAGTGAAGCCGCGCACCCATGCATACGACGATAGCGGTCTGGCGAAGTAGCCTGTGCCGCCCGGATTCGGCTGGCGGCCACAACTCCCCGGCTGGCCCGGTGCAAAGGAGATATACCCGGCCTCCGAGGAGCCGCCGCCCCCGCCGCCGGAACGCTCCACAACCGGGTTGTACGTCCAGTCGTTGTAGGTGCTCGTTCCGCCGGGGACGACCACGTATGTCCCGCTGCGGACGATGGTCTCCGGCGTGGCCCCGAACAGGTCGTTGTACTCCGAATTGATGATGTCGTAGGGGTCAACATTGTACTTGTCGGCGATGGCCTGGATGGTCTCGTCAACCAGGGCGCGGTGATAGACGCCATCAACCGGCAGGATGTATAGCTGGTTGCCGGGACGCAGCGCAAAAACGACATTGCGATCATTCGACCAGGCGATGGTGTCCTTTTCCAGCCCGAAGCGCTCAGCGATGGCGGTGATGGTATCGCCTTCCTGGATCGTGTAGGTGATGACCTCGGCGCGCGGGCGCTCCGGTACGATGGTGAAGGGGCTATCCCGGCGCTCCACCGGCTCGTAGGCGACGTTAAGATCAGCGGGCGGGCGGGAAAGCAGGACAGCGATTTGCTCCGGGCCAAGCGTCGGCTCAATCGCCGGGAGTGGGCCGCCCTGAGCCGGCACGGTCAACGGTGTATCTGTTGGCGCGGCAGTAGCAGCCTGAACAGAGGCGGGCGGTGTTCCCGCCGCTGTGCCGCGCAGGAGGGGCAGAGCGACGATCAGACCGGCGATGATGGTCAGCGCGGCGGCCAGCAGGACCAGCGCCAGCCCCAACGCGCGCCGCCACATCGGCAGTTCGTCCGGCGTCTCATCGCTGCCAACTGGCCGCATCACCTGCGACGGGCTGGTATCGGCCAGCGGGTCGATGGGCGGCTCATCCTCCAGACGGACCGGCGGCAGGCCACGGGGCGGTGTCTGTGGCGAATCCTCCGGTGGGCGTTCCGGTTCATCGGGGGTTGCTTCGTGATCGGCAGTAAACCAGCTCATTAGCGTTACATCCTCATTCCATCCAACGTGTGCCCCCCGCAATGCGCCCGGTAGCATAACACAAACCCTCCGGCACGCCAAGCGGCGGAGGGTCTGGTTCAGGCGGAGAGGGCGGGATTCGAACCCGCGAGGGGGTTAACCCTACTCGCGTTCCAGGCGAGCGCATTAGGCCATCTATGCTACCTCTCCGGATAGGCTTGCCTGGCCGGCAAAACGCCGGCTGGCGGCTTGGTGTGTTTTGATTATAGCAAATCCCCGGCGTGTTTCCAGAGCCGATTCACCCCCCGCGCAGGGCGATCAGAGCCGCCAGCAGCGCAGCCAGATTCTCAAAGACGTGATCCGGCTGGAAGGGGCTGCCCGGCAGATCGGCGGCCTGCGTCTCCCCGCTGAGCACCAGGGCGGTCTGGATCGGCGCCGCCTGCCCCATAGCGATGTCGGTGTACAGCCGATCGCCGACCATGCACAGCGCCTCCAGCGGCAGTCCCAGCCGCGCTGCGGCCATATCCAGGATATGGCGGTTGGGCTTGCCGATGATCACTTCCGGGCGGCGGCGGGTTGATGCTTCCACAAAGGCGATGATCGCACCAATATCGGGGATGACACCACCGGCTACCGGGCAGTTGAAGTCAGGATGGGTGGCGATATAGGGCAGCCCGGCCCGCACCAGGTCGCACAGGCGAGTCAGGCGGGCGTAATCGATCGTGGTATCAAAGCCCAGGACGACGCAATCCGGCGTACCCATATCGGACTCAAAGCCAAAGGCGCGGAACTCCTCGACCAGATCGGGCGTGCCAAAGATGGCCGGATGGGTATACGGGGTCTGCGTCCGCAGGTACTGGGCTGTGGCGGAGCCGGAAGTCAGGATGCGCTCCGGGGGGATGGTCAGCCCCAGCCCGGCCAGTTTGCGGACGTACGCGGCGCCATTGCGTGATGAGTTGTTGGTCAGCAGCAGGACAGGCAACCCTTCCCGCGCGGTATAGATCAGGAAGTCCGCTGCACCGGGTAGCAGGCGATCGCTCAGGTAGAGTGTGCCATCCATATCCAGCAGAAACCCGCGAACAGCAGCCAGCGGGCGAGAAACGTCGTTCACCCTTCACCTCTTCCAGCGGACAGTCAGCCACGCGCGGCCTGAG
Coding sequences within it:
- a CDS encoding peptidoglycan DD-metalloendopeptidase family protein, whose product is MSWFTADHEATPDEPERPPEDSPQTPPRGLPPVRLEDEPPIDPLADTSPSQVMRPVGSDETPDELPMWRRALGLALVLLAAALTIIAGLIVALPLLRGTAAGTPPASVQAATAAPTDTPLTVPAQGGPLPAIEPTLGPEQIAVLLSRPPADLNVAYEPVERRDSPFTIVPERPRAEVITYTIQEGDTITAIAERFGLEKDTIAWSNDRNVVFALRPGNQLYILPVDGVYHRALVDETIQAIADKYNVDPYDIINSEYNDLFGATPETIVRSGTYVVVPGGTSTYNDWTYNPVVERSGGGGGGSSEAGYISFAPGQPGSCGRQPNPGGTGYFARPLSSYAWVRGFTAFHTGVDLSASPGTPVYAASPGRVIYRGWNDWGYGYLVVLAHGPFTTFYGHLSRIDVGCGQMVPAGGVIGGVGSTGNSSGPHLHFEIRYNDIPTDPLLYVGF
- a CDS encoding HAD-IIA family hydrolase, whose translation is MDGTLYLSDRLLPGAADFLIYTAREGLPVLLLTNNSSRNGAAYVRKLAGLGLTIPPERILTSGSATAQYLRTQTPYTHPAIFGTPDLVEEFRAFGFESDMGTPDCVVLGFDTTIDYARLTRLCDLVRAGLPYIATHPDFNCPVAGGVIPDIGAIIAFVEASTRRRPEVIIGKPNRHILDMAAARLGLPLEALCMVGDRLYTDIAMGQAAPIQTALVLSGETQAADLPGSPFQPDHVFENLAALLAALIALRGG